Within Sorangiineae bacterium MSr11367, the genomic segment CCGTTATCGGAGCGTGTATCGAGGTTCATCGCCACCTCGGACCTGGGTTACTCGAGTCGGCGTACGAGCACTGTGTAGCCCACGAGCTGCATGGGTTGGGCCTTCGCGTTGAGCGGCAACGGCCTCTGCCACTTGAATACAAGGGAACGAAGCTGGAGTGCGGATATCGCCTCGACCTGGTCGTCGAAGATTCTCTGATCGTCGAGATCAAATGCGTCGATCAGCTGCTTCCGATCCACAAGGCTCAGCTGTTAACCTACTTGCGACTATCGGCGCTTCCAACCGGATTGCTCGTGAACTTTCGCGAGACCGTTCTCAAAGACGGCCTTCGACGGATAGCCCTATCTCCTACCTTCCCGTCTTCCTGTGAATCTCTCCAAGCCGTGATCGTGTCAGAGGGTATTGGGGCGTAGGATTTCGGCGTGTTCGATGCGGTCGAGGCGGAAGTGGCGGCGTTCGCCGGCGGCGAGGTCGGTAGCGTCGATGCGCGTTTCGTGGCGGTCCATGATGACGGATTCGATGCGGACGTCGCGCGTCGTTTGGATGTAGTTGCTGTCCACGTAGGTGATTTGAACCGGTTGCTGCTCGAACCAGGCGCGCTCGATGGCGGCGCGTACGGCTTTTTTGCTCGGGAGGGCGGGGACGCCTTGGAAGGATAGCTCCTTGAGGCGCGTGAGGAGCTCGCGCTGCGCGGACGTGGAGAGGGCGGCGCGTACTTTGTCGAGGCCCGAATCCAGCGTGTCGGCGAAGGGCATCAGCCGCATGTCGATGGCGAAGCGGCCCAGTGCCACGATGAGCGCGGCCTCGCGTGCGGTGAAGTTCACCGGCGGGAGGCTGTAGCTGCGGTCGAGCGCATAGCCGCCACCGCGACCGCGCTCGGCCGATAGCGGCATGGAGGCGTCGCGCAAGGTGTCGAGATCGCGGTAGATCGTGCGAACGGTGACGTTGAAGCGCTCCGCGAGAACTTCGGCCGTGACGCCGGTGCGGCGGCCGCGTAGGTATTCGGCGAGGGCAAACAGGCGCTCGGTGCGGCGCATTCCTGACATAATAGTGACACACCGGCCCATCGGCGAGATGCAAAACTTTTCGCCGTCCCGTCCGTCCAATCCAGGATGCAGAAGCTGCGGTGGGTCGGCCTCGTATCGGCCGTGCTGGCTACGCTGGTTGCGGGGGAGGGGGACGCCAAGGGCGATGGCCCGGCCAAGCCGGCGGGCTTTGCAAACGCGGATCCTGCGGACGACATGATCGTCGGCCCACCCGTGCCGCGCGACGATTGCGAGGCGGCGCTGAAAGCGGAGGGCATCCGCTTCTCGACCGCACGCCTCGGCGTTCAGAAGCGCAAGACCATGACGTGCGGCTCCGAGCAGGTGATCGTCTACCACCGCAGCGCGGCGGGCATCGCGTACGACCCGCCGGCGATGCTCACGTGCAACATGGCACTGGCCTTGTCACGCCTCGATGCCGTGGTGCAGGAGGAAGCGAAACGCGCCTTTGGCAAGCGCATCGTGCGCATTCATCAACTGGGCACCTTCGCGTGCCGCGAGATGAAGGCCTATCCGGGATGGGTGAGTGAGCACTCCTACGCCAACGCCATCGATCTGGAGACTTTCACGCTGGAGGACGGCAAAGTCATCTCGGTGCTCCGCCACTTCGATAAGGCCGATGCGCCCGCCAAGGCCGAGGGCCGCTTCCTCCGCCAGATCTCGCAGCGGGCCTACGACGAGAACCTCTTTTCCAACGTACTTACGCCGTTTTTCGACGCCCTTCATCGCAACCACTTCCACATCGATTTGGGTCGCTATCGGACGGACGGAACGCGCGGATAGCCGTGCCATGGCCTAGGGTTTCGTCGTAATAAGAGGAGCATGTCGAGTATCCTCGCGGCCCTTCATCTGCTGGCGTTGGGCGTTGGCTTGGGTGGCGTGTACGTTCGCGGGCGCCAACTTCGCTATCCGCTGGACGACGCGCGGCTCCGCAATCTGTTCGCGGCGGACAATGCCTGGGGGGTGGCGGCGGTTCTCTGGCTGGTCACGGGGTTGTGGCGCTTTCTCGGCGGCATCGAGAAGCCCACCGGTTGGTACCTGCACAACCCGCTTTTCCACGCCAAGCTCACGCTCTTCATCCTCATCCTGGCCCTCGAGGCCTACCCGATGACCATGCTCATCAAGTGGCGCATCCGCGTGAAGAAGAACATGAGCATCGACCCCTCACCTCTCAGCCGCATGCGCCTCTTCAACCGGCTCGAGATCGCCTCCGTCGTCGTCATCGTCTTCATCGCCACCTTCATGGCCCGCGGCCACGGCATCTAAGAAGAGAGAGAATTCACGGGAAGACGGGAAGACGGGAAGACCTGAGATTTTTTGTTCTTGAGTCAGAGGGCCCAATTGGGATGCCCGTTGCCTCAACAAAAAAAACTTCCCGTCTTCCCGTCTTCCTGTGAATTCTCAGAAAGTCGTTCCCACGTTGCCGATGGAGATGCTGGGGCCGAAGATGATGGCCCTGGGGTTGCCCCCATCGTCGTTGCCCGTGAGGCGCTGTTCCACCCAGCCGTGCAGGTTGATCGAGGCCTGCGTCGGCGACTGGGCGTTGGCGATGGGGATCGCCATGCCGATGCCCAGGACCGCGCCGACTTGGGTCAGGCTTTGGCCGGCAGGGTTGGTGGCGCCCGTGAGACCGAAGGCCATGATGCCGCCCTCGAGGCCCAAGAGGCCTTCTTTGCCGTCGCTGTCGAGCCAGGTCAAACGCGAAATGATTCCGAAGTTGAGCGACAATACACCACTATGGTCGGAGTCCGAAAATCGATATAGGCCCGTCGGAATGGCCGTCGTGGCGTAGAGGCGCACGCTTCCTCGGCCGAGGACGATGTTCCATTGTACGGAGGGCTCGCCGAGAATCTCGGAAGCGCCGAGGTAGTGCGTTTCGTCCGCCACGTGCGCAATGCGCACCACGATGCGGTCGTACGGCGTGGTCACGCCTTTGATCCAGGCGATCCGCGGCTGGTTTCCTGCGCGCAGACTCACCGTTTGGGACACATGCGCTTCGGGGCGGACGCTGCCGTCGATCTTTCGTACGTCGATGTCGACTTGGAGCTTCTGTGTTCCATATTCGGGCAAAAGCCGCTCGCGGTGAAACACCAGGCGGCAGCTATCGCTCGACTCGAAACCGAGGTGCTCGATGATGCCCGGTCGCACGAAAAAGGGACGACCGTTCTCGTAGCAAATGAGCTCCACCAACGGCCGATCGGTGTGCGCCGAGAGGCTGATGGGCGCGGGGATGGTCGCCTCTTTGACGTTGCGCTGCAGCGGATCCACCAAGACGGCCAAGTCGACCTGGTCCAGCGGCGCGGGCAGCGTGGGAACGCGGTAGCCGAAACGCAAGGCCACGTAGCCGGCGGCGTTGATCTCGCCCTGCACCATCGACGAGTCGCCCTCGTTCGTCGCCGTGTAGACGTCCTGCACGGGAAGCAGCGCCAGAACGACGCCGTTGATGCGTGGATGATGCACGCGTGCGGGGCGGTTGTTCGGAATGAAGTCGATGGGCGGAAATCCCGGTAGCTCGAGGATGGTTCGAACCAGCGGCGCCGGTTGCGTGTCGACGCGGGCAATGCCCACGACGGAGCCTTCACCGTCGCCGCGGGAGGCCACGATGGAGAGCTGCGGACCGTCCAGGTTGCCCACGCCCAAGACGGCGTAGCTGACGTCCTGAATCGTCTCGACCTGCACGAGGTCGGTGCGGTGCGTGCCGATGGCGAAGCGCAGCTGGCTCACGTCCTTCGCGCATTGTCCTTCGAGGCGCACGACCACCCGCGCGCTGTCGACGCCGCGAAGCGCATTGCCGGACGCCACGCTCATGGGGCAGCGCAAAATGGAGAGCTTTACGGTGGGCTGCGGATCCTGCGTTCCCTTTTTCGTATAGGCGACGTGCGGTGCGAGGCGAAACTTGATGTCCAGCGCGGTGACCGAGGCGGGCGGCGCCTGCACCGTCAGCCGGCCCGCTTCGACGGTGCACCGCAAGGTGCCGCACTCCACGGTGCTGATGATCTCCGGGTGCAGCAGCGGTACGAGCCCGGTGCCGGAGGAGACATCGACGGCCGCGTCGGGTGGAACCAGCTGCGAAACTTGAACGCGCGACGAGGCGATGACGAAGGTCGCAGGGTCGGCGCGCCGGCCGTCGATGCCGAAGGTCACGGCGTCGGGACTGACGTCCGCGCCGGCGGGCAGCCAGCGGAGCGCGCGGGCTGCCGGGTCCGCCGATACCGTTTTGGGCACGCGCCAGGTGCACAGCTCGGCGCCGGCGTCGTTCTGCGGCTCGCGGCACGTGTCGAAGGCGACACCCTGCTCACCGGGAAAGGTCACCACGGTGTTGCGCATTTCGTGGCCGCGTCCCTCGAGCCTCCCTTCGTCAATCGACAAACTGAAGCTGCCCCGATCGATGCGGGGCCACCGCCCGGTGGTGACCAGCTTCACCGTATCCGTCGAGCGGGCGCACGCTTCGGAGGTGGGGGCGACCTTGAGTTCCACCGCCTGCCCGATGGCGGACACGGCGACAGGAGGCCTGACGGAGCGCCCCAGCGCTTCGATTCCCCATCCGCCCGGCATGATTCCGCAAGCCACACGGTTCCCGCCCAGCGGGATGGCGCGCCCGCCGAAGGGGGCCTGCAACGTCTCGGCCTGCGCCACGCGAGCGATTCCGAGGCTCAAGACGAGGAAGAGCAGAACGTGCCAGACGAGCCGCATCAGTCCACGTGGCTTCCTCGCTCCCCGTTCGGCCCGAACCGCATACTTGAAGGATTACCCGGACGCCGCACACGAACGCAAACAGTCTTGCACTTTAGGTGCAACTGTCCGCTCCAGCTTGCCGAGGTCGTCAGGCGCCGCGTGAGCGAGACCCAGAAGGATTGACAGGGAGATCGGGAGGTCGGGAGCAGTGAATGAAATAAACAAAAACTCCCGATCTCCCTGTTCAATCCTCTGGTGTGATTACGAGAGTGCCGTAATTCGTAGTGTGTTGGTGGACGTGGCATCGTCCACTCCGTATACGTCCTTGCGACAAATAGTTACCAAGGGCGGAGTGGTGGCCGAATATGAGTGCTGCGGCTTCTCACGAGGCTTGCGCGTATCCGTCGGGACGCTATGGTGCGACTGGATTCCAGTATTGGGACGACGCCGGTCCTTCGGGGGCGTTTCAAAGAATTCGAACTACTCGTACCCCTCGGTAAGGAGGAGGCATGCGCACATTCATTGGGTTGGCGGCATTCGGGGCCGCATTGCTCGGGCTCTCGACCTATTCTCGACCGGCGTCCGCGTACGGCGAAGAGAAGAATGGATTCCCCAATTGGGCGGAGCGCGTCATTCACCAATGGACGAATCGCGCCCACGTGGATCCGCAAGCCGAATTGTCCGCGTGCGGTAGCAATTGCCCGGAGAAATCCTGCTACACCGCCATCGCCCCCGTGGCGTGGGGCGAAGCCGCCAACCGAGCCGCGCGCTTTCACGCAGCCAATATGATTGCAATGGATTTCTTCGACCATTCGTCGAAGTGTTCCATTGTCGGCAATATCAAAGATATCTATCCCGGAAGCTGCCAAGGGCAGCAATCGTGCGCCTGCCAGGGCGGTACGGCGACGTGCAGTGGCTCGTGCCCCGGCCCGGGGGAGCGCATGTCCCTCTTCGGGGCCAGTGGCGGTGCCGAGAACATTGCGTGGGATTCGAATGGCACCCCGGACAGCATTTTCAAGATGTGGATTTACGAGCAGTCGTCCACGAGTGCTTGCGAATTCACCGGCGAGAATGGGCACCGGTGGAACATTCTAAAGAACACGGGATCGCTCGGCGTCGGCGTGGTGGTGGGCTCCGGCAAATTCATGGCGGTGCAGGATTTCTCGGGCCAGGGCGCGCCGCCGAAGGTCCCATCGGGGTCGCATTTTCCGCGTCAGGCAGCCTCGGTCGAAGCCTGGGCCAATTGGTATTCCAATGCTGCGCCCAAGGGCGCCGTGGTCAACGTCGATGGGGCGTGCACCACGATGACGAAAAAGCGGGGCTCGGACACCAATGCCGCTTACAGCGCGACGCTGACCAACGTGGCCTCGGGCTGCCGTCGGTATTTCTTCCGATTCACCGATAGCAGCAACGCCATCGTCGATTATCCGACAACCGGCACCCTGGGCATTGGCCCCGCATCGTGCGCCGATTGGCAAGATGGCCCGCACAATGCGTGCGGCGGCGGGGGAGGCGGAAATCCCGATGCCGGTGGCGGCGGTGGAAATCCCGACGCGGGCGGCGGCGGCGGTGGTGGAAATCCGGATGCAGGCTCCGGTGGCGGCGGAGACCCCGACGCAGGATCCGTGGGCGGTGGCACCGGAGGCGGTGGCGGAGGTGGTACCGGCGGCGGCGGAAAGCGCGATGCCGGCACCGGTCCCGGCGCGAGCG encodes:
- a CDS encoding GxxExxY protein, which produces MIEQEDGKTGSFCDCSEAVIGACIEVHRHLGPGLLESAYEHCVAHELHGLGLRVERQRPLPLEYKGTKLECGYRLDLVVEDSLIVEIKCVDQLLPIHKAQLLTYLRLSALPTGLLVNFRETVLKDGLRRIALSPTFPSSCESLQAVIVSEGIGA
- a CDS encoding DUF2214 family protein, whose protein sequence is MSSILAALHLLALGVGLGGVYVRGRQLRYPLDDARLRNLFAADNAWGVAAVLWLVTGLWRFLGGIEKPTGWYLHNPLFHAKLTLFILILALEAYPMTMLIKWRIRVKKNMSIDPSPLSRMRLFNRLEIASVVVIVFIATFMARGHGI
- a CDS encoding HTH domain-containing protein, with protein sequence MRRTERLFALAEYLRGRRTGVTAEVLAERFNVTVRTIYRDLDTLRDASMPLSAERGRGGGYALDRSYSLPPVNFTAREAALIVALGRFAIDMRLMPFADTLDSGLDKVRAALSTSAQRELLTRLKELSFQGVPALPSKKAVRAAIERAWFEQQPVQITYVDSNYIQTTRDVRIESVIMDRHETRIDATDLAAGERRHFRLDRIEHAEILRPNTL
- a CDS encoding extensin family protein, translated to MQKLRWVGLVSAVLATLVAGEGDAKGDGPAKPAGFANADPADDMIVGPPVPRDDCEAALKAEGIRFSTARLGVQKRKTMTCGSEQVIVYHRSAAGIAYDPPAMLTCNMALALSRLDAVVQEEAKRAFGKRIVRIHQLGTFACREMKAYPGWVSEHSYANAIDLETFTLEDGKVISVLRHFDKADAPAKAEGRFLRQISQRAYDENLFSNVLTPFFDALHRNHFHIDLGRYRTDGTRG
- a CDS encoding CAP domain-containing protein produces the protein MRTFIGLAAFGAALLGLSTYSRPASAYGEEKNGFPNWAERVIHQWTNRAHVDPQAELSACGSNCPEKSCYTAIAPVAWGEAANRAARFHAANMIAMDFFDHSSKCSIVGNIKDIYPGSCQGQQSCACQGGTATCSGSCPGPGERMSLFGASGGAENIAWDSNGTPDSIFKMWIYEQSSTSACEFTGENGHRWNILKNTGSLGVGVVVGSGKFMAVQDFSGQGAPPKVPSGSHFPRQAASVEAWANWYSNAAPKGAVVNVDGACTTMTKKRGSDTNAAYSATLTNVASGCRRYFFRFTDSSNAIVDYPTTGTLGIGPASCADWQDGPHNACGGGGGGNPDAGGGGGNPDAGGGGGGGNPDAGSGGGGDPDAGSVGGGTGGGGGGGTGGGGKRDAGTGPGASGAGGEGAGAEDDGTEIAGGSCAAAPGNGVSGWVGLAAGVAALCASRRRRR